The genomic region TCCCGACGCGCACAGAAAGAAATCTCCCACCAGATCGGAACTTGGAGCGAATGATTTGGGAGCGCTGGGAGGAAGCCGCCAGGGTCATTGCCAAGGCTGGGATGGGGATCTGGactgtgtggggggaggggggaggcaggGTCAGAGTGGAGGTCAGGAGGCGTCCCCTGCGTGTGAACGCAGCAGGGAAAGGGCCTGAGGAACCTAGAGAAGGAGCGGCCTCGGGCCATACCTTCTGGATCCTGGGAGTGGAGGGGACTGGGGGCCCAGACTCCTGGGTGTGAGAGAGGACACGCCGAGGGCCCCAATTCCTGGACCCTGGGGAAAGAAGCACCTGAGGCCCGGGACTCCTGGGTCCTAAGAAGGAGGGCACTGGTGGCCTGGACTCCGGGTCTATGAAAGGAGATGgagggaaaaggggaagaaaggCAGGAACTCTAAGGGGCCTAGAATCCAACAGCCTTGATCAAGAAGGGAAGCGAGGATCCCACAGGACCGTAGGGAGTGGAAGGGTCTCTGACACTTGCATTTGAGAAGAGTGCGGAGGCTTGGGTGGGCGTCAGCCATCACGGTTTGTGGGGAAGGGACTGGGATCACAGAGGTGACAGGAGAGTTAAGGCGGCTTCCCCTCCCAGCCCCTATCCCAGGGGCTTCTCACCAGGTGGACTCGGCGCAGCGGTGCTCTAGAGTGGGTCGAGTCGGGTGGTCAAGGCTGGTGGCCGCAGGCTCCGCCCTACCAGCCTGGGACCGCCTCGGACCCACCCTTTTGGGGGCGTGTCGggagcggggcggggaggggcggggtagACAGGAGCTCCTCCTGGCATCCTGAGAAGGGGAGGGAGCAcgggctgggaggggctggggcggggcggACCTCGGGGTTCCCAGCTCGCTCCTCCTCCGCGTCCTGGGGCTGCGGGGTCGACTGGGCAGCGGCGGGCAGACTGACAGAGGCAGGTGCCAAGAGAGGAGCTCGGAATGAGTAGCAGTGGCAGGTGGTCTTGCCCCGACCCTGCAGGCAGGTGCCACCTGTCGCTTTTTCCCTGACGCAGCAGCAGGAGTCGGattcggggcgggggggggggaggggggaagttcAAACTGGAGCCCCAACTTCCTgagtctgagggaggaggggactGGAGAGCTAAATTTCTGGGTTTGAAGGAAAAGAGGCAGAGGCTTGAACTCCTGGGCCCAAGAGAGGAGTGGGTTGGGGGCCCAAATTTTCggatgtgagggaggagggagtcaAGAACAGGGACAAGAGGTGTTGAGACTCATCAGGGTGCCCAACAGGCACAAGGGTCCAGAAGGGGCTTGGGAACCCAGACTCCTGGGTCGGAGGGAAGAGGCTGGAGTATGAGCTATAGGGGTCGAAGGGAGCGTTGGCTGTTTCCCACTGGCAGGACTGATCTTTAGCTGAACAAGTTTAGCGCTCCGTCCTGAGGTGTGTGGGAGGTCCCAGCACCTGGATTGGATTACAGGAAAGAGGGCAAGCTGAGGCCGTGGCTATAAATACCTCGTAGATTGGGCAGGAGCCCAATGCTCCAGGCAAGGGCCCTGGTGACTTACTTCACAAAAAATCATCACCACTACCGCTCCGGAGTCTTAACAAGCGAGGCGTTGCCAATACCACAGATGCTTTTATTGTTCCTGGCACTCAAATCCCAAACCCATTTTCCCACTGTCCCATCCTCTGCTCCCCCAAATTAAAACTCCCAGCATTCCACGCGGAGAAAAACTACAACTCCCAGAAAGCTCTGCGCTCAGGAGGGCTCTAGAGGTTAGCCGATGAATTTTCAAGGTTCGCGCGCTCATTTGCTATTGGTTCTCAAGGAGGCGTGGCCATGGGAGGTCCATGGCGGTGATTGGCCGGCAGTTCCTGCTGCTCAAGATCCCAGAGGAGGCGGCGGAGTCTGCGAAGTTCACGGTGCAGAGCATCATCTGTCACAGGACCCGTGAGACTGAGGCGCGAGCTACCCAAGGGCAGGATGAGGGGAGGATGGGAAGAGAAGCTTTCGAAGATGTCCCCTAAGAGACGGAAGAACACAGAGTTAAATCCTGAAAATGGGCGTGAGGTAGCAATGTCAGGGACGGCCGAGGCTGCCTCACGCCGGAAGGAAGGAAAAACTTAACACCCAGCAACTCCTGGAGCAGGGTCCCCTCGAACAGGACTCTTGGAGTCCCCAAGCATCATGGGAATTATAGTTCAGACTGAAAGGCCACCGTTGCCTGGAAAACGGGCCATGTACTTGGGTTCTTGAGTCCGCGAGGATGAAAGGAGAAAGGGCTGGGAACTTTGTTTCACAGATTCCTTAGAGTTGAGGGGCCTGGAGCCTGGCCTCTTAGGTGACGGAGGTAGTCTGTGGGGGCAAAGAGGCTGGAGGCCTGACTCCTGGGAAAAAATAAGGAGCTGGGGGCTTGATCTCCTGTATCCTGTGGGAGAATCCTGTATCCAGCACTTAGATCCTTAGATCCAGGGGGAGGAGAGAGCTAGGAAGGAGGGCTTGGGGCTATGGACTCCTAGGTCCTGAGGACAGAGGAAAGCTGACCACCTCGATgcctctgtccatatttctccTCACCTGTATCCACAGCATCTCGCTCTGCAGGGGGAGGATCCCAGGCAGGTGGAGGCCCGCGGCCAGGGCCCAGCTGGTAGTGGCTGAGCAGATGGTGCAGCTGAGCAGGAGTCAGTGTAGGGTGGTCAGTTCGTAGGCTGCTCCATGAAGCCTGGTAGGAAGacgaggtgaaaaaaaaaaaaaaaaggaagacgaGGTGAGAGATCTACAGTCATTATGGGACAGCTGAGAAATCCTAAGTGGAAGGCCCTCCACAGGCGGTGTGGATATAGTGGGTAGAAATTGGTGTCTCTGCAATGTCTTCCAAGACCCTGTGAGGCCTGGCTATCACCAAAGTGAAGGTGGGAAAGGGCCTACtctcaactttaaaaaagaaaaatgtgatttgCTTCAGAATACACAAGGAAGTAGAAGTTGAGAAGAAACAAATTGACCATTAGTTTATGTTATTGTGTGCATATATGTTCATTCGACTGTAGCTACTTTTTGTATCTGTTTGAAAATTTCTGTACCTAACCTAGATCTAGGCAACAGCATCATCAACATGATTAAaaacagagactgaacccagattGCCTGGCAACTCATTACCTTCTGGCAAACCacggtgcctcagtttcctcacctgtaaattaGAGAACAGGAACTACCCAacagggttgttatgaggattcaaAAAGGCAAGACTGTAAAGTACTCAGAACTCTGTCTGGTGCTTATTAAGTACTTTATAAAAGTttgataaataaaagtaaataaatgaaatcaagtgACCTAGCCtgcctgattcttttttttttttttttttggtctgaacaAAATTGTCAGTTAAAAACCTTTCACAAGGCTTAATTAACATTCAATGAAAAGGGCTAAACACAGTATTGCACATTTATGTTCAATGAATACTTTAAATGTCACATTTCTTGGTTCCATACCAGACTTCCTGAATCAGCATGTCTAAGGGAGGGGACCCTGGAAACTAGTAACTCCCACTGGGATTCAGATGTAGCCAAATTCAGACATTGATGTGGGTGGCTTCCTTCTAGCTGCTAATGCAGCATCTATGGTGTCTGAGCTGGGGCTGGGAATAACACAGAGCCCAAGGGGAGATCGAAGGGTAAGCTGAATACAGAGAATGGGTGAGTGGGGTTGGGGACTCAGAGATCAGGGGTCGGGAGTCACCTTGAGCAGGGAGGTGCGAGGCACACAAAGCAGGTTCACAGCTATGGAGAGTTTCCGGAAGAACTCAGTGGCAATgtcacccagcccagccccctgcaGCCAGTCCAAGACAAGATCCAGGTTGGTTCGGATTTGGACAGCTCGGGACCATTGATAGAATGGTCGGCCTTGACCTGTGGGGGAAGGGTATGAGAAGCAGTGGGTACATGGaccctgccctcctgcctcccagacctttcctgtccttcagtttGGGATCTGGACCACGCTCTCTGGAGTCCCTAAGGATGAGGCCTGAGCCTGTGATGTGTCTTAACTGACGCAAGTCTCAGTGGTTCCTGTCTCTGCCTCCCAGCCCCTTTCCAGTCCATCCCTCACCTCGTTCCATCAGCGAGTTGAGAAgggatgcattggagaagaagaaCAAGTAGCCAAAAGTCTGAGATACAAGGTCTGGGTGCAACTCGCACTGGCTGGTCAGTTCCAGGGCTGCTTGAAACACACCCAGGGTAGGTTTCAACCCTGGAGGCATGGCCCCCAGCTCAGCACCAGGCCCCGGCAACTCGGCTCCAGCTGTGAAAGGGTTACTATCCAGCAGAGCAGGCAGCGTTGAATACAGAGTCTGAGGAGATACAGAAATGCAAGTAAGAGATTGGACTACAACTCCCAGGAAGCTTCAGGGTAGTGGAGCATGAAGATACCAGGGAGCTCCACCAAAGGCTTCTGGGAATTGTAGTCCATTCTACTTTCAACGCTCTAAAGGTCTCCAATAAGCAAATTCCTCCTTTCCAAATGGGTTCCTAGCATTCATCAAGCCTGGGATACCTCAAGTTTAAGAAAGGCTTTCCAGAAGTGTATTGGGTATTTTAAGACCACCTCTGGTACCTTACGGGACTTGTAGTTCTCAACAGAGACAGCTCAAGGAGAACAAAGGACATCGAACAAAGAGGCTCCCTTCAATCAAAGATTTATTTATCCAGAATTCccgaaggaaaggaaaagaatggagaGTCAGGAAGTGGGAGTGGGGTGGCAGTTAGCCAGTGGAAAGTGAGATCAGGCCAAGGACAGGAAATGAGGTCAGagccaaagaagaaacaaacccACACTTGGCAGGGATGTACAGGAAGTAAAGCCTTGGAGGAAAGAGCTTCACAAATCAAGGCTGCTCAAGAAATATAGAGATTATCTGTCCCAAAAGATCCcctttcatttcacagataaggaatcAGGCTTATCATAAGCTAGAAACCCTGAGAATTCCAACAAGCAATGTTAAGTTCAAGAGTGGTGGCGGGGGACTGGGGCAGAAAGTAGGTCCTGCAGGATGGGCATTCCAGGGAGAAAAAGGTTTGTGACTCAGAAAAGGGAgtgaagggaattccctggtagtccaatgactaggactctgcactttcactgctgagggcatgaAAAAGAAGATAGACTGCTGAGGGTATGGGTTCAgtccatggttggggaactaagatcccacaagctaaaCATTATGGGGGGGGGGGAACTATTtaagttttaaaggaaaagaaacaacattttttttttttttttaagaaaagggaatGAAATTAAAGCTATAGAAAGTGAGGTCAGCAAACACAGAAAGGCCTGCTTAAAGAGGTTTAGTTTAAATGACACTGCCTATTCTATTtaatatctatctatcatctatcaaaCTTATCAGTGACTTAAGAGTGGACTTAGAAAACAGGAGCTTGAGAAAGCAGTAATGGTGATATAGCCAGACAGCAAAGTCAGCCAATCAAGAGAGGATAGTTGCAGAGACAAGAAGTCAGAAAGGCAGGAAGTGATGTAATCTCAAACAGGAAGCAGTGTGGCCTGTGGGGACATGGGAAGTGATGTCAGAGAAGCAGGAAATCTTGTTAGGTCAAATAGGAAGTGACATCAGAGCAATGTGATACAGTTCAAACAGGAAGTGATGCCATGCCAAACAGGAGGCATACCTTGGTGAGGTAGTAGACAGACTGCTGGAAGGTACACATGATGACCTCATCCAGGAGGGCCATTGCCTCATCACATAATTCCAAGTCATTGCAGAGTTGTGGGTCTGAAGACAGGCATAGGAGTGAGAAGGAGAACCAGAGGGTGCCAGGCAGAAACCCAGGTCCCCAGGTGCAGGGAATGGCTGGGGGTTTGGACAAACATTGGCCTGGGTCAGGGCTTACCTTCCTGGTCggcctccttctccatctctagCACCTTCTCCTGCACAAAGCTCAGTAGCTCTGTGGTGTTGGCCATCCATAGCATGAGTGGCCTCAACTCCACAGACACAGTCTCAGGTGTCAAAGGCACCTCAGGAACCCCCTCAGGGTGGCTGGGAAAAGGGGAAAGGGCCTTTAATCATTGCCCAACCCCCACCATAATGGCCAAACCCAGAAATCTGGGTCTAACTGGGGACAGAGTCCAACCCTCATTTCACAGTTAGAAAATTTGAGTCCCAAAGAAACTTGCAGTGAAACATGCATGGAAAAGTGAACACAGAACTGGCTGCAAATCCTCCTGACTGCTACATCCCTCTCGACCCTTCTCCCCAGAGTTTCTCTTACTTTTCTGGCTGACGGTCTCCAATTTCCTTAATCTTTTCCTGTGGAACAGTAAGATCAGAATCAAGGTGAGGGGGATGAGGAAGAGAGGCCATGAGTTAATGCCCTGGTTTTCCTTTTGACAGAGACTCTCCTCACTTTTCAAACAGGCTCTAATCtgcagagcagaaactaacacaacattgtaaatcaactatattccaataaaaaaaatttaatgaactcTGATCCTCAAGCTTCAGAATAATCAGTTCTCTTCTTACCTTTTAAAACACACACTCCTATGATTTTAAGTGGTCTGTCTCCCCTTAGGTCTACTTCTGCTCAAGTGGAGTTTCTTCTTACCCCTCAAAATTTCCTAAACCTTTTCTCTAACTAGGGCTCAGCTCAACTGGATGCAACTTAATGGTTTCTCCCTAGCATATCCATTTGTTGGCCCTATGGGCTTGCTCTCCTCGGGCTCCAAGAATGGTCTCGCCAACTATGGCGCCAAGCTTCAGGCCCAATGGGCTCCCCGCCTCACTTCTCATAATGGTCTCTTTGAACTTTTCACCCAATGCGATCTCTAACCCCACTCCATCTCACAGAATGGTTTCTCCCATTATTCCACACCTGCAGAGATAGGTACTACTGTACTGCCTTCTCGTCAAGCACGGTGGATGAAACCACAATTACCAGCATCCCGTGGGGCCCCTTGCCCAAGCCCCACCCCCCCTCCTCCTGAGGCATCTTGGGAGATGTAGTTTTGTTCTGCCAAACTACGAAACTAAGGTTTGAGATGGCAAGAGGAGGCTGGGGCAAGGATTCGGGGCGCAGAAGAGTCTGGACGGCGGTTGGGGGAGCTCACCCAGACAGTCTCCTTGATAAGACGGGCCAGGCGACCCAGCAGGCGCGGCAGGTGGCCCAGCTCCAGCTCTCGAGCTGAATGCTGCACACAAAGCGCGAGCAGCGTGGCCGGCCCCAAGGGTGGCAGGTCCCCGGCGCCAGCGGCCGCGGTGCGCACGATCTCGCCCAGCAGCGCCTCTTCTTCGCGGGGTCGGAAGCGCAGCACGGGCTCCCGGCCGTCCAGGTAGGCCGCCAGCGCCTCGCCGCGTTCCTGCAGGCCACGACCGCACAGGCGGCAAGAGAAGGCCCAGCCGGGGCCCGGCGGTGTGGCCCCGGGGCGTGCGGGGAGCCACGGTGGTCGCGCCGGCCCCGAGCCGCCAGCGCGGGGGTCCTTGTACATGAACAGGAAGTGCTCGCCCAGCCCCAGCAGGTCTCCCGGATGCAGCTCGGCCTCCCGCAGCAATAGGCACCCATTGTGCGTGACAGGGGCTCCCCGGGATGGGCGCACCATCGCCGGGGGCTCAGGACCCGCGCGCACTGTGCAGTGACGCGGCAGGATGTCCGGGGCGTTGAGAAAGGTGTCCACATACGGGGCTGGGGACCCACCGCGGGCTGAGGAGTTCCCACCTCGGCCAAACACGTGCTGCTCCCGCGTCATCACATACACCACGAAGTCCTGGAGGAAAGTGAAGCTGCAGTAAAGGATACAACTCCACGAGAAATGGATGTTCCCAAGGAGATACCTTTCCCACAATCGACTCTCCTGTCAACCACATCTCTTGAATGAGCACTTCCAAGGAGATCTCCTGGGATCTCAAAGAACTCACTAATTACCTCCCACCTCCCATGAGTGGACTCTTTAAAGGCACTTCCTATGGTGAACTGTCCCTTAAGTCCATCCTGAAGACTGGATAGGAGGAAACCCCTTTCTTGACAGGGGCTCTACCATTTCTCTCCctcaaagaatggatgcttcccAGCAGATCTTTTTCCAATGGCTTCTCCCATCTTCTCATCTCCTCTGAAAGGACTCCTTCAAGGCAATCCCGTGATTCTCCCATAACATTCAGCCCAAAGAACAGGTGCTTACAAGGACACCACATCCCCATTACTAAAATGCACTCTCCCACTACACTCACCCTCAATGGCCCTTCCCAAGGAAACCTTCTTTCTCCTAGGGACTCTCCCATTTCTCTACTCCTGGTCCTGAATGCCCTTCATGCCACCCCTCTGATGGAGGCTTTCAAAGACATTTCCCTTCCAATAATAGCTGCTCTCAGTTTTCCCAAAGCAAGGATACCTTTAAAGAGACTTCCCCCTCAAACAAAGGTTTCTTCCATTATCTCCAGCCCATGAATATACACTTCCAAAGAGACCCGCTTTCTATAATggactctgatttttttccccaccccaTGATGAATTCACTTCCAAGGAGTCATAATTCTACAGTAGACTCACTTGTTTgccactccccccgcccccatgaTGGAGCATTCCAAAGGCACTCTTCCTCCCATCAGTGGTTGCTCTCAATGTTACCATCCCCCCAACAAGGACATCTCCAAGGAGATCTCCATATAGTGGCGCTTTAAGTAACCTCATCTTATAAATGGACGTTTTCAAAGAGACCCACTTATAATGGAGTGGCCCATTTCATCCACTAAATGGAGAGGTGTATTCCAGAAGACCTATTCCTAAAAAAGACTCTCCAATCTACAGCCTATAAAAATGGAAGCACTCAGTCTGACACCCTTCCTAAAGTAGATCCACTGTTCCTCATTCACATCTGAGAAAATAGGCATCCCCAAAGTCATAAACCCCCTCCTACACTGAACTCTCCCATTACCCCCACCTCATAAATGCTCATTTCTAAAACCCCTTcctaggtttccctggtggctcagtggtaaagaatctgcctgccaatgcaggagacacaggttcagtccctgatcggggaagatcccacatgcagtggaacaactaagcccatggccCTATTttgcttgtgctctagagcctgtgagccactaCTACTGAAGCCCGGCagccctagagctggtgctctgccACAAGaaaagccatcgcaatgagaagctcttgcactacaactagagaggagcccctgctcgccacaactagagaaagcctgtgcgaagcaatgaagacccagcacagccaaatataaatagataaactttaaaatatgtatatattttaaatcctcTTACTACAATATATTGTTTCATCTACCTCTCAAGAAAAATGGATCTTTCCAGTCTGACCACCTTCTGAAGGTAAAACCTCCCACTCTCCTGTCTGGAGGATCGGGAATGGTCCGAAATACACGAACCCCCTTTTTACAAGAGGCTTTCCTGTTCCTTAACCGCCAAAGGGCTTCTTCCACCGCACTTAAAAATGAACTCTCAGATTACAGACACCCATGGATAGAACTCTTATTCCTGTTCCCAAGGAATGGACACTTCCAATGAAGTCTCTTACAAAGAAATTTATCATGAATCCCACCTGAAGAAATGAACGTTTCCAATGTTTCCCTCTCTTCCCATAACCTACTTTCTTATACTCTCAGAATAGATCCTTCCAATTTGATCACCTTTCCTCAAAAGAGCCTCCAATTTGCCAACCCTGCCTGGAGGAATAAGCTGTTGCAATATATACACACCCTGTTCTACAATGAACTTGCCTTGTCCTGTTGCCCCAACAAGGAGGAGTGAATTCCTCCAATGGAAGTTCCTTGAATAGTTGTAACCTCTCACCCATATATACAGCCAAATGACCTAACCCAATTGGCTCCCTCTCTGAGAGTAAAAATGGAACTGTTCAATAAACTCTACCGCCTTCCAGAGAGGCTTTCCCATTAGTCCCAGGGGTACCCTGGCTGTACCACCATTACCCAAAGGTGGACTAAAGCATAAGAATGATTCTCCTAAACGTCACTCTTcatgccccatggactgtagcccgccaggctcctctgtccatgggattctccaggcaagaatattggagtgggtagccattcccttctccaagggatcttcccatcccagggatcaaatgcaggtctcctgcattgcaggcagattattcaccatctgagccagcaggaaagccctaatcatcatcatcattacacacacatacaaatattttcaataatacatttctttaatgaaataacTTAGCACTGACCCCCAACTGCTaaccctttcttcctctctgctccccaaCACTCAAACAGGTTCTCCTACCGCCAttcaaatatgtaaaatagaagaaCCAGTACCACTGGCCCCGATCGACAATGGTAACCATCAACTTTAAAAAGTGATGTAATCCACTTCTTCCAAGACCATATAGGCTTACCCAGGACAAGATTCCATATATCAATCAAATTAGCTCCCTCCCCAGGAGATACTCTTCCATTACTCCTCCTCAAGAAATAGAAGCTTTCCAAGAGGATCATTCTAAAATAGGCTCTCCTGGGGATTCCTTggtagcctagtggttaggattcaggcTTGCACGGCCAAgtccagagttcaatccctggtcagg from Bos javanicus breed banteng chromosome 18, ARS-OSU_banteng_1.0, whole genome shotgun sequence harbors:
- the RASIP1 gene encoding ras-interacting protein 1, coding for MLSGERKEGGSPRFGKLHLPVGLWINSPRKQLAKLGRRWPSAASVKSSSSDTGSRSSEPLPPPPPHVELRRVGAVKAAGGASGSRAKRISQLFRGSGTGTTGSGGAGGPGTPGAAQRWASEKKLPELAAGVAPEPPLATRATAPPGVLKIFGAGLASGANYKSVLATARSTARELVAEALERYGLAGSPGSGPGESSCVDAFALCDALGRPAAGAVGSGEWRAEHLRVLGDSERPLLVQELWRARPGWARRFELRGREEARRLEQEAFGAVDGDGTGAPSWRPQKNRSRAASGGAALASPGPGSGSGTPAGSGGKERSENLSLRRSVSELSLQGRRRRQQERRQQALSMAPGAADAQIGPVDPGDFDQLTQCLIQAPSNRPYFLLLQGYQDAQDFVVYVMTREQHVFGRGGNSSARGGSPAPYVDTFLNAPDILPRHCTVRAGPEPPAMVRPSRGAPVTHNGCLLLREAELHPGDLLGLGEHFLFMYKDPRAGGSGPARPPWLPARPGATPPGPGWAFSCRLCGRGLQERGEALAAYLDGREPVLRFRPREEEALLGEIVRTAAAGAGDLPPLGPATLLALCVQHSARELELGHLPRLLGRLARLIKETVWEKIKEIGDRQPENHPEGVPEVPLTPETVSVELRPLMLWMANTTELLSFVQEKVLEMEKEADQEDPQLCNDLELCDEAMALLDEVIMCTFQQSVYYLTKTLYSTLPALLDSNPFTAGAELPGPGAELGAMPPGLKPTLGVFQAALELTSQCELHPDLVSQTFGYLFFFSNASLLNSLMERGQGRPFYQWSRAVQIRTNLDLVLDWLQGAGLGDIATEFFRKLSIAVNLLCVPRTSLLKASWSSLRTDHPTLTPAQLHHLLSHYQLGPGRGPPPAWDPPPAERDAVDTGDIFESFSSHPPLILPLGSSRLSLTGPVTDDALHRELRRLRRLLWDLEQQELPANHRHGPPMATPP